One Solanum stenotomum isolate F172 unplaced genomic scaffold, ASM1918654v1 scaffold21218, whole genome shotgun sequence genomic region harbors:
- the LOC125850938 gene encoding putative late blight resistance protein homolog R1A-10, whose translation MAYAAVTSLMRTIHQSMELTGCDLQLFYEKLESLRAILEKSCNITGDHEELTILEVEIIEVAYTTEDMVDLESRSVFLAQNLEERSRAMWEIFFVLEQALECIDSTVKQWMATSDSMKDLKPQTSSLVSLPERAVEQPENIMVGRENEFEMMLDQLARGGRELEVVSIVGMGGIGKTTLATKLYSDPYIMSRFDIRAKATVSQEYCVRNVLQGLLSSISDEPDDQLADQLQKHLKGRRYLVVIDDLWTTEAWDDIKLCFPDCYNGSRILLTTRNVEVAEYASSGKPPHHMRLMNFDESWNLLYKKIFEKEGSYSPKFENIGKQIALKCGGLPLAITVIAGLLSKISKKLDEWQNVAENVSSVVSTDLEAKCMRVLALSYHHLPSHLKPCFLYFAIFAEDEEIYVNKLVELWPVEGFLNEEEGKSIEEVAETCINELVDRSLISIHNLSIDGEIESCGMHDVTRELCLREARNMNFVNDFVNVIRGKSDQNSCAQSIQCSFKSRSRISIYKEEELAWCRNSEAHSIIMLDGGFNCITLELSFKLVRVLDLGSTTCPIFPSGVLSLIHLRYLSLCFNPCLQQYRGSKEAVPSSIIDIPLSISSLCYLQTFKLYVPFTGDCAYPFILPSVILTMPQLRKLCMGWNYLRSHEPTENRLVLKSLQCLNQLNPRYCTGSIFRLFPNLKKLQVFGIPEDFRNRKDLYDFRYLYQLEKLEFGIFYPFAACSLKNTAPSGSTPQDPLRSQTETLHEETLFGPTAPPTDVPTLLLPPPDAFPQNLKSLTFRGQFSLAWKDLSIVGKLPKLEVLKLSHNAFIGEEWEVVEEGFPHLKFLCLENVYIRYWRTSSDHFPYLERLFLRNCYYLDSIPRDFADITTLALIDINYCQQSVGNSAKQIQQDIQDNYGSSIEVHTRNL comes from the coding sequence GTTTTATGAAAAGCTCGAATCTTTAAGAGCTATTCTGGAGAAATCCTGCAATATAACGGGCGATCATGAGGAGTTAACAATCTTGGAAGTTGAAATCATAGAGGTAGCATACACAACAGAAGATATGGTTGACTTGGAATCAAGAAGTGTTTTTTTAGCACAGAATTTGGAGGAAAGAAGCAGGGCTATGTGGGAGATTTTTTTCGTCTTGGAACAAGCACTAGAATGCATTGATTCCACCGTGAAACAGTGGATGGCAACATCGGACAGCATGAAAGATCTAAAACCACAAACTAGCTCACTTGTCAGTTTACCTGAACGTGCTGTTGAGCAGCCCGAGAATATAATGGTTGGCCGTGaaaatgaatttgagatgaTGCTGGATCAACTTGCTAGAGGAGGAAGGGAACTAGAAGTTGTCTCAATCGTAGGGATGGGAGGTATCGGCAAAACAACTTTGGCTACAAAACTCTATAGTGATCCTTACATTATGTCTCGATTTGATATTCGTGCAAAAGCAACTGTTTCACAAGAGTATTGTGTGAGAAATGTACTCCAAGGCCTTCTTTCTTCGATAAGTGACGAACCTGATGATCAGCTAGCGGACCAACTGCAAAAGCATCTGAAAGGCAGGAGATACTTGGTAGTCATTGATGACTTATGGACTACAGAAGCTTGGGATGATATAAAACTATGTTTCCCAGACTGTTATAATGGAAGCAGAATACTCCTGACTACTCGGAATGTGGAAGTGGCTGAATATGCTAGTTCAGGTAAGCCTCCTCATCACATGCGCCTCATGAATTTTGACGAAAGTTGGAATTTACTATACAAAAAGATCTTTGAAAAAGAAGGTTCTTATTCtcctaaatttgaaaatattgggAAACAAATTGCATTAAAATGTGGAGGATTACCTCTAGCAATTACTGTGATTGCTGGACTTCTCTCCAAAATCAGTAAAAAATTGGATGAGTGGCAAAATGTTGCGGAGAATGTAAGTTCGGTGGTAAGCACAGATCTTGAAGCAAAATGCATGAGAGTGTTGGCTTTGAGTTACCATCACTTGCCTTCTCACCTAAAACCGTGTTTTCTGTATTTTGCAATTTTCGCAGAAGATGAAGAGATTTATGTAAATAAACTTGTTGAGTTATGGCCTGTAGAGGGGTTTTTGAATGAAGAAGAGGGAAAAAGCATAGAAGAGGTGGCAGAAACATGTATAAACGAGCTTGTAGATAGAAGTCTAATTTCTATCCACAATTTGAGTATTGATGGGGAAATAGAGAGTTGTGGAATGCACGATGTGACCCGTGAACTCTGTTTGAGGGAAGCTCGAAACATGAATTTTGTGAATGATTTTGTGAATGTTATCAGAGGAAAGAGTGATCAAAATTCATGTGCACAATCCATTCAGTGTTCCTTTAAGAGTCGAAGTCGGATCAGTATCTATAAGGAGGAAGAATTGGCTTGGTGTCGTAACAGTGAGGCTCATTCTATTATCATGTTGGATGGAGGATTCAATTGCATCACACTGGAATTGTCTTTCAAGCTAGTAAGAGTACTAGATCTTGGTTCGACTACATGCCCAATTTTTCCCAGTGGAGTACTTTCTCTAATTCATTTGAGATACCTATCTTTGTGTTTTAATCCTTGCTTACAGCAGTATCGAGGATCGAAAGAAGCTGTTCCCTCATCAATAATAGACATTCCTCTATCGATATCAAGCCTATGCTATCTGCAAACTTTTAAACTTTACGTTCCATTTACCGGTGATTGTGCTTATCCTTTCATATTACCATCGGTAATTTTGACAATGCCACAATTGAGGAAGTTGTGTATGGGCTGGAATTACTTGCGGAGTCATGAGCCTACAGAGAACAGATTGGTTTTGAAAAGTTTGCAATGCCTCAATCAATTGAATCCTCGGTATTGTACAGGGTCTATTTTTAGACTATTTCCCAATTTAAAGAAGTTGCAAGTATTTGGCATCCCAGAGGACTTTCGCAATCGCAAGGACCTGTATGATTTTCGCTACTTATATCAGCTCGAGAAATTGGAATTTGGTATTTTTTATCCATTTGCTGCTTGCTCTCTAAAAAACACTGCACCTTCAGGTTCTACTCCGCAAGATCCTCTGAGGTCTCAGACGGAAACATTGCACGAAGAGACTCTTTTCGGGCCAACTGCACCTCCAACTGATGTTCCAACTTTACTCTTACCTCCTCCGGATGCTTTTCCACAAAACCTTAAGAGTTTAACTTTTAGGGGACAATTCTCTTTGGCATGGAAGGATTTGAGCATTGTTGGTAAATTACCCAAACTCGAGGTCCTTAAACTTTCACACAATGCCTTCATAGGCGAGGAGTGGGAAGTAGTTGAGGAAGGGTTTCCTCACTTGAAGTTCTTGTGTCTGGAGAACGTATACATTCGGTACTGGAGAACTAGTAGTGATCACTTTCCGTACCTTGAACGACTTTTTCTTAGAAATTGCTATTATTTGGATTCAATCCCTCGAGATTTTGCAGATATAACCACACTAGCTCTTATTGATATAAATTACTGTCAACAATCTGTTGGGAATTCCGCCAAGCAAATTCAACAGGACATTCAAGACAACTATGGAAGCTCTATCGAGGTCCATACTCGTAATCTTTAG